The genomic region CCCGGACGGCCGCGCCGGCTGGCTGAACTTCACCAACCGCTGACCCTCGGCCACACCTGACCTCGCCCGCGGCGGCTCCCGGGGGTGAGGTCAGGTGACTTCGGTGTAGGCGGCGATGAGCAGGCTGGGGTCCGGCGCCTCGAGAACGGTCGGCTTGGCCAGCGCATCCAGGATGACGAAGCGCAGGCGATCGGCCCTCGTCTTCTTGTCCAGCTTCATCGCGTCCTGCAGGTGCGGCCAGGCGTCCGCGCGGTACTTCACCGGCAAGCCGAGCGACTCCAGCACCGTCCGGTGCCGATCGGCGGTGGCGTCGTCCAGGCGGCCGGCGGCCCGGGCGAGCTCGGCGACGAAAACCATGCCGATGCTGATCGCGGCGCCGTGCCGCCACTTGTAGCGTTCGACCCGCTCGATCGCGTGGCCGAGCGTGTGACCGTAGTTCAGCGCCTCCCGGCCGATCGCGCCGCCGGCCGCGGTGGTCCGCTCACGCAGGTCGGCGCCGACGGTGTCGGCCTTGACCTGGATCGCACGGGCGATCAGTTCCTCGGTGTGCTCGTACGCCGGTTCGCCGGCGCCCGCCGGGTCCTTCTCCACCAGGTCGAGAATCACCGGGTCGGCGATGAAGCCGCACTTCACCACCTCGGCCAGGCCGCTGACGTAGTCGTTCCTCGGCAGCGTCTCCAGCGCGGCCAGGTCGCACAGCACGCCGGCCGGCTCCCAGAACGCACCGACCAGGTTCTTGCCCTCGGCCGTGTTGATGCCGGTCTTGCCGCCGACGGCCGCGTCGACCATGCCGAGCAGGGTGGTCGGGATGTGCACCACCTTCACCCCGCGCAACCAGGTCGCGGCCACGAACCCGGCCAGGTCGGTCGTGGTACCGCCGCCGATCGACACGATCGCGTCCGACCGGGTGAAACCGGCCTGCCCGAGCACCGACCAGCAGTACGCGAGCACCTCGGCGGACTTGGCTTCCTCGGCGTCCGGGATCTCGATCGCGTGCGCGGTGAACCCGCTGCCGACCAGGTCGTCGCGGATCGCGTCGCCGCTGGCCCGCAGCGCGCGCGGGTGGATGACGGCGACCCGCTGCACACCCTCCCCGAGCAGACCCGGCAGCTCGCCGAGCAGGTTGTCACCGATCACCACGTCGTACGGCGCGGCGGCGGCGACCGTGATTCTGCGCGTGCTCATCCGAGCTGCTCGGCGATCTCGTCGGCGATCTCCTCCGGCGTGCGGCCGTCGGTGGTCACGGTCAGCTTGGCGACCTCGGCGTACAGCGGGCGGCGGGCGTCCATCAGGTTCTTCAGCTGGGTCCGGACGTTGCCGAGCAGCAGCGGCCGGGCGACGCCGAGACCGACCCGCTTGGCCGCCTCACCGACCGACACGTCCAGGTAGACGACGGTGTGACCGGACAGGTCGGACCGGGTGTCGGCGTCCAGGATCGCGCCGCCGCCGACCGAGAGCACCGCGTCGCCGTCCTGCAGCGCGGCGACGATCGCGGCCCGCTCGAGCGCGCGAAAGGCCGGCTCGCCGGAGTCGACGAAGATGTCGGAGATCGGCTTGCCCGCCGTGGTCTCGACGTCGGTGTCGGTGTCGCGGTGCAGCTTGCCGAGCTTGGCCGCGAGCAGCGCCGCGACGGTCGACTTGCCGGACCCGGGCGGCCCGACGAGCACCACCACCGGTCCGCTCACTCCGCGCTCCACTCGCGCGGCTGGATGGTCTCCGGCAGGCTCGCCAGGTAGGCGCGGTGGTTGCGCGCGGTCTCGGTCACCGAGTCGCCGCCGAACTTCTCCAGCGCGACGTCGGCGAGCACCAGCGCGACCATCGCCTCCGCCACGATGCCGGCCGCGGGAACCGCGCACACGTCGGAGCGCTGGTGGTGCGCCGAGGCCGCCTCGCCGGTGCTGGTGTCGATCGTGCGCAGCGCCCGCGGCACCGTCGCGATCGGCTTCATCGCGGCGCGCACCCGCAGCGTCTCCCCGGTGCTCATGCCGCCCTCGGTGCCGCCCGAGCGGCCGCTGGTACGCCGTACCGTGCCGTCCTCGGCGACGATCTCGTCGTGCGCCTTCGAGCCCGGCGTCCGGGCCAGCTCGAAGCCGTCGCCGAGCTCGACGCCCTTGATCGCCTGGATGCCCATCAGCGCACCGGCCAGCTTGCTGTCCAGCCGGCGGTCCCAGTGCACGTAGCTGCCCAGGCCCGGCGGCAGCCCGTCGACCACCACCTCGACGACGCCGCCGAGGGTGTCACCGGCCTTCTGCGCGGCGTCGATCTCGGCGACCATCGCCTTGCTCGCGTCCGCGTCGAGGCAGCGCACCGGGTCCGCGTCGAGCGCGGCCAGATCGGCGTACGCGGGCAGCGAACCGTACGGCGCCTTGACGGTGCCGAGCTCGACCACGTGGCTGACGATCGTCACGCCGAGCGCCTGCCGGAGGAAGCGCGCAGCGACCTCGCCGAGCGCGACCCGGGCGGCGGTCTCCCGGGCGCTGGCGCGTTCGAGCACCGGGCGGGCCTCGTCGAAGCCGTACTTCTGCATGCCGGCCAGGTCGGCGTGACCGGGCCGGGGCCGGGTCAGCGGGGCGTTGCGGGCCAACTCGGCGAGCGCCGCGGGGTCGACCGGGTCGGCGGACATCACCTGCTGCCACTTCGGCCACTCGGTGTTGCCGACCTGGATGGCGACCGGGCTGCCGAGCGACAGCCCGTGCCGGAAGCCACCGAGGAACGTCACCTCGTCCCGCTCGAACTTCATCCGGGCGCCTCGGCCGTAGCCGAGCCGACGACGGGCGAGGGCGTCGGCCACGTCGTGCGTGGTGACCTGGACGCCTGCGGGAAGACCTTCGAGTACGGCGACGAGCGCTTGTCCGTGCGACTCGCCGGCGGTGAGCCAGCGCAGCATGCGGCGATTCTCCCACGGGGCCCGGAACCGCCGGACGTCAGTCTCACGTCAGACGCCTGGACCGCGCGCCCCGCGGGGTGCGGGCGGCTACAGTCGGGCGCCGAGCGGATGGAGGGTTTCTGGTGGAGCGGCGGGTCGAGGAGCAGTACCGGGCGCGGGTGCGGGGCTGCCTGCTGGGTGGGGCGGTCGGTGACGCGCTGGGTGGGCCGATCGAGTTCCGGGACGCGGCGAACATCGTCGCGGAGCATCCGGACGGCGTACGGACGTTCGTTGCGGGTGGCAACGACTGGCCGCCGGGCACGGTGACCGACGACACGCAGATGACGCTGTTCGCGGTGGAGGGGCTGATCCGGGCCGGGGTCCGGACCGATCGCGGACTCGGGCTGACGGTCGCCGTCACGCAGCACGCGTTCGACCGCTGGCTGGACACCCAGCTGCTGCCGGGTCCGAGCGGCCAGCGCGACGGGTGGCTCCAGGGTGAGCAGTGGTTGTACGCGCGGCGCGCGCCCGGCAACACCTGTCTCACCGCGCTGACCGAGGCCCGCAAGGGCGATCGCCAGATCAGGCAGTTCGGAGCCCAGGCCGTCAACAACTCGAAGGGCTGTGGCGGAGTGATGCGGGCTGCGCCGTTCGGACTGCTGCCGCACGAGAACCACACCCAGTGGGTGTTCGACGCGGCGGCCGAGTCCGCCGGGTACACGCACGGCCATCCGACCGGCAAGCTCGCGTCCGGTGCGCTGGCCGCGCTGATTTACGAGATCTGCCAGGGCGCGGGCCTCGACGCGGCGCTCGACACCACCCAGGACCTGCTCAGCCGCTACCCGGCGCACGAGGAGACCAGTACGGCGCTCGCTGCCGCGCGCGAGCTCGCCAAGGCGGGCAAGCCGGGACCGGCGACGGTGGAGCAGCTCGGCGGAGGCTGGATCGCCGAGGAGGCGCTCGCGATCGGTGTGTACGCCGCTCTCGCGCGTCCCGAGCCGGAGCAGTTCCTGGACGCGCTCGCGCTGGCGGTGACGCATTCCGGGGACAGCGACTCCACCGGCGCGATCTGCGGCAACCTGCTCGGCGCGCTGCACGGTGAGACCGCGCTGCCCGCCGAACTGGTCTTTGCCGTCGAGGGCCGGGGCGTCATCCTGCAGCTGGCCGACGACTTCGTGCTGGAGTTCGTGCACGGCCGGCGCCTGCACGGCGACCACGGCCCGGAGACCGCCTGGCGAACCCGCTACCCCGGCTGGTGATCCGGGCTGGGCCGGGGCGGCCGGCCAGTCCCCCGAGGATCAGGCCCGGCGCCCCGGCCGGCTCGCGCGGAACCTCGCGGCCGGCGAGCCCGGTCAGCTTCTCATTCGGCGGGCTCGATGGAAAGCCGGTGCCGGAAGACGTTGCCCGGGTCCCAGCGCTTCTTGATCCGCTGCAGCCGCGGATAGTTGCCGAGGTAGTACAGCGTGTGCCAGGGCACCCCGGACGTGTTCTGCTCGGGGTCGGCGAGGTCGCGGTCCGGGTAGTTGATGTACGAGCCGGCGTTGATCTCGTTCGGCACCGGCACCCCACCGGTGTCGCGGTAGATGTCGCGGTAGACCGTGCGCAGCCAGCCGATGTGCTTGGCGTCCTCGGCCGGATCCGTCCAGCCGACGGCCGTCACCATCTTGGCGATCACGTCACGCTGAGCCGTCGCGGTGGCGCCGGACGGCACGGTGTTCACCTGGCCGCCGTACGGCACGAGCAAAAGCGTGGCCGCCGTCGCTCCGGTGTACGACGGGTCGCTGAGGTGCCGGTAGATCGTCTCCAGCTGCGCGTCGGTGTAGCCCTTGCGCAGGTAGCCCGCCTTGTACTTCTCCCGCCCGGGATCGGTCGTCTCGGCGATCGACCGCTGGATCGTGGTCCGCAGGAACGGCCCTTCGCCGGCTTCGATCACCTGCGGCGCCGGCGTGACCCCCTCGACCATCGCGGCGTTGAACGCGGCCAGCAGCTTCGCCGCGTCCGGTACGCCGGCGTCGATCTGGGTCGAGAGCAGGAAGCTGCCGCTGGACACGTGCGTCAGGATCAGCGGGCTGTACAGCGTCGCGTACGGCGAGTCCGGCGCGTTGTTGCGCTCGTAGAAGTCGAAGAAGTTGCGCAGCGTGCGCAGGAAGCCGGCCTTGGTGACGGTCTTCCAGTCGTACACGGTGATGCTGGACAGCAACGATGAAGGCGCCTTGGGCAACAACTTGGCCGGGTCCGAACCACGCGCGCCGGCGGTGCGCATCAGGTAGCGGGTGACCACACCGAAGTTGCCGCCCCCGCCGCCGGTGTGCGCCCACCACAGGTCGCGGTACTGGTTGTCCCTGGTCGCGACGACCGCCCGGGCCCGGCGGTCCGCGCCGACCACGACGACCTCCACGCCGTACAGGTGGTCGACGACCGAGCCGTACCGGCGCGAGAGCGGGCCGTAGCCGCCACCGCTGAAGTGGCCGCCGACGCCGACACCGAGGCAGCCGCCGCCGGGCACGGTCACGCCCCAGCCGTAGAACAACGCCTTGTAGACGGTTTCCAGCGTCGCCCCGGCGCCGATCGAGAAGGCGCGGAGGCGTTCGTCGAAGCTGACCTCGTCGTACTGCGACAGGTCGATCAGCACCTCGACGTCGCTGTGGTCGACGAAGTCCTCGAAGCAGTGACCGCCACCGCGGACGGCGATCCGCTTGTTCGCCCGGACCGCCTCCTGGACGGCGTCGACGGCGTCCTGGGTGGAGTGCACCACCCTGGCGTAGTCGGGCTCGGCGACGAAGCGCCGGTTGATCCCGCGCTGCACGAGATCCTGGTAGCGCGCGTCGTCGGGCAGGACCTTGGTCCCGGCCGGACGACGGCCGGCGGTAGCGGTGGTGGGCGGTGCGGCGGCCGCGGTGAGCGAGGTGGCTCCGGGCAGCGCGACGGCGGCTCCGGCGGTGGCGGCGAGCAGGTGGCGGCGACTCAGGTTCGGCATGGTTTTCTCCCCACGAGGTTGACCACTGCCGACGCTAGTCAGCGACTCCCGTCGCGCGCGTCACCCGCGCGACTGATCCCGCAGGTCCACCTTCGGCCGACCCCGACCGGACTAACCCAGGTACAGGCGTTCCAGTGGTTCGCCGAACAGCACGCCGGCCACCGCGCCGACCAGCATGAACGGCCCGAACGGGAACATCTCCCGGCGCTTGAACACCTTCGCCAGCGTCAGCACGACGCCGAGCACCGCGCCGAGGAAGAACCCGCCGTACAGGCCGGTGATCAACTCGCCCCAGCCGAGCCAGCCCAGCGCCATCCCGAGCAGGCCCGACAACCGGACGTCCCCGAAACCGACTCCGCGCGGAAACACGAACCACAGCAGGTAGAACACCCCGAACCCGATCACCCCGGCGATCGCGGCCCGCCGCAGCGAGCCCCACTGCCCCGACACCGCCGCGCCGACCACCAGCGCCGCGGCGACCGCCCCGTACGTCGGCCAGATGATCGCCGACGGCAGGTACCGGGTGCGGGCGTCGATGTAGCCGAGCACCGCGCCGGAGACGGTGAGCACCAGCCAGGCGGCGAGACCGGCCGAGAGCCCGAGCTGCCAGCCGATCAGCCCGCCGCACACTCCGGCGAGCAGCGCGCACCAGGCCGCGGCGCGCGGCGTCGCCAGGTCGGCGTACCGGAGCTTGGTCTGGTCCTCGTCGAGGATCGGCTCGGGAATCCTGCGCAGCAGCCAGGGCCCGAACACGTACGCCGCCGGCGCGCAGACGATCGCCGCGGCGACTCCGGTGATCACGGGCTCCAGACCAGGCACGATCCCGCAGCCTAGACGATCCGCGGCCCGCCGCGAGCCGACCCTGTGGACAACCGGATCGGCGCGTCAGGCAACCACCGACGCGCCGCCGAGAGCCCAGCCGCGCGACCGCCGGCCCGACCGCCGGGCGAGCAGCTCAGCCCAAGGTGTAGGCGGTGCGGAAGAAGCCGGTCGGGTCGTACTTCTGCTTGACCGTGCGCAGCCGGGGCAGGCTGGACCCGTAGTACGAGCTCACCGCGCGGCCGGCCTCGAGGTAGTTGACGTAGCCGCCGGCGGAGAACCTGGCGACCGCTCGATGGCCGTCGCTGACGAACCCCTGGGCCGCGCGGAGCTGCGCCGTCGACGGCTGGCCGGGCAGCTCGGCGTACCACTGGATGACACCGAGCGCGGACCGCCACGGCCACGCCGAACCACCGGCCGGCTGGTTCGCCGCCTGACCGCCGAGCGGATCGAGGATCGCCGTGGCGACCAGCTTCGCCCTGGCCGCGGCCTTCACGACACCGAGCAGCCCGTCGATCGCGCCGGCGTCCATCGGGCCGCGCAGCACGTCCGACCCGGCCAGCCAGCCGGAGCGCGGGCTCGTCGTGCCACCGCCCAGGTACCGCACCGCTTCCATGTGCGTCTTCACGGTGATCGTCCGGGCCGAGCCCTTGGCCCCGACGAACGACTCCAGCTCAGCGGCCGCGGACGTCGCCGACCCGGTGGTCGAGATGCCGATGACGTGGACCGAGACGGTGCCGTTGTCGTCGGCACTGACGTGCAGATTTCCCCAGGTGGTGGCCGGGGCCTCCCGGGCGAAGCGCTGCCAGCCGCGCAGGACGGCGGCCGCCTTCGCCTCCGGCCAGCTCAGCCGGAAGAAGCCGAGCTTGCCGCCCGGGATCGTGGCCAGCCGGAACGACGTGACGATGCCGAGGTTGCCGCCGCCGCCACCGCGCAGCGCCCAGTACAGGTCGGCGTTCTGCGTCGCGCTCGCGGTCCGGACGACGCCGTCGGCGGTCACCACCTGCAGCGAGATCACCCGGTCGCTGGTCAGGCCGTAGGTGCGGGTGTGGATGCCCAGTCCACCGCCGAGCGCGAGACCGGCGATGCCGACCGTGGGACAGGTGCCGGTGGGCAGCGAGCGGCCGAACTTGTCGAGGTAGGCGTGCACGTCGTACAGCCGGGCGCCGGCGCCGATCTGGATCGCGGTGCTCACGTAGGCCAGGCTCTTGAGCGCGCCGACGTCGACCATCAGGCCGTTACGCACCGTGGATGCGCCGACGTACGAGTGGCCGCCGCCCTTCGGCACGCAGGCCAGCTTGTTCGTGCGGGCGAACAGAATCGCCTCGCGGACGTCGTCGACGCTGCCTGCCCGGACCACGCCGGCCGGTTGCACGGAGTCCCAGCGGGGGTTGAACAGCTGGTGCGCCCCGGCGTAGCCGGTCTGGCCCGGGCGGTAGAGCCGGCCGTCGAGGCGACGTGCGAGCCCGGTCCAGTCGGGGGCGGCGGTGGCCGCCTCACCTGGCCCCGTGGAGGCTACTTCGCTGGGCTTGGTGGAGGCCGCTTCGCTCGGACCGGTGGAGGCGGCTTCGCTCGGTCCGGCGCTCGCAGGTTTGGTGTCCGAGCAGCTGGTCAGGGTGGCGGCGGCCAGCAGACCCCCGGCCTTCAGGACTTCACGGCGGTCAAAACGGTTCACGATCGTCGAGCTCCTCCCGCGCGGCGGCTCTCATGGCCGCCAGCGGAGCCGGCGACCTCCCCGTCATCATCTCCACCTGGAGGGTGGCTTGATGCACGAGCAGGTCAAGTCCGTTCAGCAGCTCTGTCCCGATCCGGTGCGCCACGAGCGCGAGCTGGGTCGGCCAGGGGTGGTAGGCGACGTCGAAGACCACCGGCGCGACGGCGGCGAAGTGCTCGGCCCACCGGTCGACCGCTCCCCCGGGCAGCGTCGAGACGCACAGGTCGAAGCCGCCGATCTGCTCGACCTGGCCGAAGTCCGCGACCGAGGTTTTCAGCTCCAGCGCGGCCGCCAGGTCCCGCAGCCGCTCCGCCTTGGCGAGGTCGCGCACGACGAGCGTCACCTCGCTCACCTTGAGCCCGCGCAGGGCCGCCAGGGTGGACGCCGCGGTCGCGCCGCCGCCGAGCACGACGGCCGTGTCGGCGCCGGTGATGCCGCGCTCCGCGAACGCCGCGATCAGCCCCGGTACGTCGGTGTTGTGCGCCGAGCGGGACCCGTCGGGCTCGAACAGCATCGTGTTCGCGGCGCCGATCAGCTCGGCCACCGGGTCGACAGTGTCCACCAGCTCCAGCGCGACCCGCTTCAGCGGCATCGTCAGCGACAGGCCGCGTACGTCGTCACCGAGCGTCGCGAGGAACCCGCGCAGCTCGTGCTCGCCGACCTCGAACGCGTCGTACCGCCAGTCAAGCCCGAGCTCGGCGTACGCCGCGCGGTGCATCGCGGGCGACAGCGAGTGGGCGATCGGACTGCCCAGCACAGCACACCGGGTCATCGGGTCTCCACCGTCAGCATCGGCCCTTGTGGGCCTGGCACCAGGCCTGCAGTTTCTTCACGTTGGCCAGGTGCTCCTGGTCGGTGGCGGCGAAGGCAGTCTCGCCGGTGTCCAGGTTGACCAGGGTGAAGTACAGCCACGGGCCGGGCGTCGCGTGCAGCGCCGCGCGCAGGGTGTCCTTGCCGGGCGAGTTGATCGGCGTCGGCGGCAGCCCCCGGTTCTTGTAGGTGTTGTACGGCGAGTCGAGCGCGCGCTCCTCGTCGGTGGTGAAGACGCCGCCGCTCTTGCCGGCCACGTAGTGCACCGTCGAGTCCATCTGCAGCCGCATGCCGCGCTGCAGCCGGTTGTAGATCACCCGGGCGACCTTCGGGTAGTCCTCGGCCCGGTTGGTCTCGGCCGCGATGATGCTGGCCACGATCACCGCCTGGTACGGGTCGAGCTTCTTGCGCTGCGCCACCTGCGGCAGCTTCAGCTCGGCCTGCGTCTTGGCGAACTGCCCGGTCATCAGCCGCAGGATCGAGTACGCCGTCGCGTTCTTCGGCACGTCGTACGTGCCGGGGTAGAGAAAGCCCTCGGGATTGTTCTTCGCGTACGACGGCAGTCCGAGCGTCTCCGGCTTGGCCAGCGCGGCGGCCACCGACCCCGGCGGCAGCTTGATGACCTTGTTCTCCTGCAGCTTCTGCGCCACCACGTCCTTGGTCGAGCCGGAAACCACGCCGAAACGGGTGACCTTGATCGACTTGGCCGGGTCGAGCATCAGCGCGAGCGCGGCCTTGGCCGACATCTTCTTGCGCAACGTGTACGTCGCGGCCTGGAGCTGGACGCTGCGCGGCTCCTCGCGGGCGGCCCGCTCGAAGGCGCGGGCGCTCTTCACCACGTCCTTCTTCTCCAGCGTGTCGGCGATCGCCTGGGCGCTCTGGCCGCGGGTCACCTCGACCATCACCGAGCCGGTGCCCTCGCCGTCGTAGTCGGGCGCGGCGAACACCTGCTCCAGGTAGTCCCGGCCCTTGCCGAAACCGAACACCAGCCCGCCGATCAGCGCGCCCACCACGGCCAGCGACACCAGGCCGGCGAAGCAGCCGAAGCTGCGGCGGGCCCGCTGCTTGCGCCGGTTCGCGCGCCGCTCCACCCGGCTCTCCGGGCGCAGCCCGAGGTCGACGTCGAGGTCGTCGCCGCCGTCGACGTCGTCGCCGTGCACTGAGGTCCTGCTCATCGTTCGACCACCGCTGCTCCGTTCACAGGGGCCTCCCGGGTGGGTTGCCGGTCTCCCGCTCGAAGTCGAGCGCGTGTTGCAGAATCACGACCGCCGCGGCCTGGTCGACCACGGCCCGCCGCTTGGAGCCCTTCTTCCCGCGCTCCCGCAGCATCCGCTCGGCGGTGACCGTGGTGAACCGCTCATCCACCAGTCTCACCTCCGTGTCCACCTGCCGGGCCGCCACCAACTGCCGGACCTGCTCGGCGGTCGCGCGGATCTTGACCGCCGCCGGTCCTTCTCCCCCGTTCAACGAACGAGGCAGGCCGACGACGATCTCGAACGCTTCGAGATCGGCTACGAGCGTAACGATCCGGTCAAGGTCACCGGGACCCCTGCGCACGGTTTCCACCGGCGTGGCCAGGATCCCGTGCGGGTCACTGCTGGCGACCCCGATCCGGGCGTCGCCGATGTCCAGCGCGACCCGTACCCCTCGGCGCATCAGATCCCCTCACGGCCGGCTCGAGGCCCGGCCGCCGGGAAAGTCCCGGCGACCGGCCTGGATTCTGCCTCAGCAGGGGGCCACGCCGACCCGCGCACGCTGGTCAGCCCGTGACGAGCTGGCCGACGGCGTGCTCGACCGCCGACAGCGCCTTGTCCGCGCCGGCCGGGTCCGTGCCGCCGCCCTGGGCCACGTCGTCCTTGCCGCCGCCCCGGCCGCCGAGCTGCTCGGCCGCGACCCGGACCAGATCTCCGGCCTTCAGCCGCCACTCGCGGGCGGTGTCGTTCAGCGCCACCACGACGGCCGGCTTGCCGTCGTTCACGCCGACCAGCGCGACCACGGCCGGCTTGTCGGCCGGCATCCGGCCCCGGACGTCCAGCGCCAGCTTGCGCAGGTCGCCGCCGTTCACGCCGTCCGGCGCCCGGTGCCCGACGTACGCGACACCGAAGACGTCCTTCGGGCTCGCCGCCAGCTCGCCGGCCGCGGCCATCACCTGGCTCGCGCGGACCTTCTCCAGCTCCTTCTCGGCCGCCCGCAGCCGCTCGGCCAGGTCCGCGACCTTGGCCGGCAGCTCCTCCGGCCGGGTCTTCAGGTTCTCGCTGAGCAGCCGCACCAGCGACCGCTCACGGCCCAGGAAGCGCAGCGCCTCCAGGCCGACGAAGGCCTCGAGCCGCCGGACCCCGGCACCGACCGAGGACTCGCTCGTCACGGTCAGCGCGCCGACCTGCGAGGAGTGCTTGACGTGGGTGCCACCGCAGAGCTCGCGCGACCACGGGCCGCCGATCTCGACCACCCGGACCTGCTCGTCGTAGGTCTCGCCGAACAGCGCCAGCGCACCCCACTCCCGGGCCTCGGGCAGCGTCATGTACTGCGCGGAGACCGGCAGGTCCTGGCGAACGGCGAGGTTCGCGACCTCCTCGATCTCGCTGCGGGTCGCCTGGTCCAGCGCCGACGACCAGGCGAAGTCGAGCCGCAGGTAGCCGGGCTTGTTGTACGAACCGCTCTGCAGCGCCGTCGGGCCGAGCACCTGGCGCAGCGCCGCGTGCACGACGTGGGTGCCGGAGTGCGCCTGACAGGCCTCGACCCGCCACTCGTGGTCGACCTGCGCGTG from Kribbella flavida DSM 17836 harbors:
- the mltG gene encoding endolytic transglycosylase MltG, producing the protein MSRTSVHGDDVDGGDDLDVDLGLRPESRVERRANRRKQRARRSFGCFAGLVSLAVVGALIGGLVFGFGKGRDYLEQVFAAPDYDGEGTGSVMVEVTRGQSAQAIADTLEKKDVVKSARAFERAAREEPRSVQLQAATYTLRKKMSAKAALALMLDPAKSIKVTRFGVVSGSTKDVVAQKLQENKVIKLPPGSVAAALAKPETLGLPSYAKNNPEGFLYPGTYDVPKNATAYSILRLMTGQFAKTQAELKLPQVAQRKKLDPYQAVIVASIIAAETNRAEDYPKVARVIYNRLQRGMRLQMDSTVHYVAGKSGGVFTTDEERALDSPYNTYKNRGLPPTPINSPGKDTLRAALHATPGPWLYFTLVNLDTGETAFAATDQEHLANVKKLQAWCQAHKGRC
- a CDS encoding prepilin peptidase, translating into MPGLEPVITGVAAAIVCAPAAYVFGPWLLRRIPEPILDEDQTKLRYADLATPRAAAWCALLAGVCGGLIGWQLGLSAGLAAWLVLTVSGAVLGYIDARTRYLPSAIIWPTYGAVAAALVVGAAVSGQWGSLRRAAIAGVIGFGVFYLLWFVFPRGVGFGDVRLSGLLGMALGWLGWGELITGLYGGFFLGAVLGVVLTLAKVFKRREMFPFGPFMLVGAVAGVLFGEPLERLYLG
- a CDS encoding FAD-dependent oxidoreductase, producing MPNLSRRHLLAATAGAAVALPGATSLTAAAAPPTTATAGRRPAGTKVLPDDARYQDLVQRGINRRFVAEPDYARVVHSTQDAVDAVQEAVRANKRIAVRGGGHCFEDFVDHSDVEVLIDLSQYDEVSFDERLRAFSIGAGATLETVYKALFYGWGVTVPGGGCLGVGVGGHFSGGGYGPLSRRYGSVVDHLYGVEVVVVGADRRARAVVATRDNQYRDLWWAHTGGGGGNFGVVTRYLMRTAGARGSDPAKLLPKAPSSLLSSITVYDWKTVTKAGFLRTLRNFFDFYERNNAPDSPYATLYSPLILTHVSSGSFLLSTQIDAGVPDAAKLLAAFNAAMVEGVTPAPQVIEAGEGPFLRTTIQRSIAETTDPGREKYKAGYLRKGYTDAQLETIYRHLSDPSYTGATAATLLLVPYGGQVNTVPSGATATAQRDVIAKMVTAVGWTDPAEDAKHIGWLRTVYRDIYRDTGGVPVPNEINAGSYINYPDRDLADPEQNTSGVPWHTLYYLGNYPRLQRIKKRWDPGNVFRHRLSIEPAE
- the aroB gene encoding 3-dehydroquinate synthase, with amino-acid sequence MSTRRITVAAAAPYDVVIGDNLLGELPGLLGEGVQRVAVIHPRALRASGDAIRDDLVGSGFTAHAIEIPDAEEAKSAEVLAYCWSVLGQAGFTRSDAIVSIGGGTTTDLAGFVAATWLRGVKVVHIPTTLLGMVDAAVGGKTGINTAEGKNLVGAFWEPAGVLCDLAALETLPRNDYVSGLAEVVKCGFIADPVILDLVEKDPAGAGEPAYEHTEELIARAIQVKADTVGADLRERTTAAGGAIGREALNYGHTLGHAIERVERYKWRHGAAISIGMVFVAELARAAGRLDDATADRHRTVLESLGLPVKYRADAWPHLQDAMKLDKKTRADRLRFVILDALAKPTVLEAPDPSLLIAAYTEVT
- a CDS encoding shikimate kinase, translating into MSGPVVVLVGPPGSGKSTVAALLAAKLGKLHRDTDTDVETTAGKPISDIFVDSGEPAFRALERAAIVAALQDGDAVLSVGGGAILDADTRSDLSGHTVVYLDVSVGEAAKRVGLGVARPLLLGNVRTQLKNLMDARRPLYAEVAKLTVTTDGRTPEEIADEIAEQLG
- a CDS encoding shikimate dehydrogenase, whose product is MTRCAVLGSPIAHSLSPAMHRAAYAELGLDWRYDAFEVGEHELRGFLATLGDDVRGLSLTMPLKRVALELVDTVDPVAELIGAANTMLFEPDGSRSAHNTDVPGLIAAFAERGITGADTAVVLGGGATAASTLAALRGLKVSEVTLVVRDLAKAERLRDLAAALELKTSVADFGQVEQIGGFDLCVSTLPGGAVDRWAEHFAAVAPVVFDVAYHPWPTQLALVAHRIGTELLNGLDLLVHQATLQVEMMTGRSPAPLAAMRAAAREELDDREPF
- the aroC gene encoding chorismate synthase, coding for MLRWLTAGESHGQALVAVLEGLPAGVQVTTHDVADALARRRLGYGRGARMKFERDEVTFLGGFRHGLSLGSPVAIQVGNTEWPKWQQVMSADPVDPAALAELARNAPLTRPRPGHADLAGMQKYGFDEARPVLERASARETAARVALGEVAARFLRQALGVTIVSHVVELGTVKAPYGSLPAYADLAALDADPVRCLDADASKAMVAEIDAAQKAGDTLGGVVEVVVDGLPPGLGSYVHWDRRLDSKLAGALMGIQAIKGVELGDGFELARTPGSKAHDEIVAEDGTVRRTSGRSGGTEGGMSTGETLRVRAAMKPIATVPRALRTIDTSTGEAASAHHQRSDVCAVPAAGIVAEAMVALVLADVALEKFGGDSVTETARNHRAYLASLPETIQPREWSAE
- a CDS encoding ADP-ribosylglycohydrolase family protein — encoded protein: MERRVEEQYRARVRGCLLGGAVGDALGGPIEFRDAANIVAEHPDGVRTFVAGGNDWPPGTVTDDTQMTLFAVEGLIRAGVRTDRGLGLTVAVTQHAFDRWLDTQLLPGPSGQRDGWLQGEQWLYARRAPGNTCLTALTEARKGDRQIRQFGAQAVNNSKGCGGVMRAAPFGLLPHENHTQWVFDAAAESAGYTHGHPTGKLASGALAALIYEICQGAGLDAALDTTQDLLSRYPAHEETSTALAAARELAKAGKPGPATVEQLGGGWIAEEALAIGVYAALARPEPEQFLDALALAVTHSGDSDSTGAICGNLLGALHGETALPAELVFAVEGRGVILQLADDFVLEFVHGRRLHGDHGPETAWRTRYPGW
- a CDS encoding FAD-binding oxidoreductase; the encoded protein is MNRFDRREVLKAGGLLAAATLTSCSDTKPASAGPSEAASTGPSEAASTKPSEVASTGPGEAATAAPDWTGLARRLDGRLYRPGQTGYAGAHQLFNPRWDSVQPAGVVRAGSVDDVREAILFARTNKLACVPKGGGHSYVGASTVRNGLMVDVGALKSLAYVSTAIQIGAGARLYDVHAYLDKFGRSLPTGTCPTVGIAGLALGGGLGIHTRTYGLTSDRVISLQVVTADGVVRTASATQNADLYWALRGGGGGNLGIVTSFRLATIPGGKLGFFRLSWPEAKAAAVLRGWQRFAREAPATTWGNLHVSADDNGTVSVHVIGISTTGSATSAAAELESFVGAKGSARTITVKTHMEAVRYLGGGTTSPRSGWLAGSDVLRGPMDAGAIDGLLGVVKAAARAKLVATAILDPLGGQAANQPAGGSAWPWRSALGVIQWYAELPGQPSTAQLRAAQGFVSDGHRAVARFSAGGYVNYLEAGRAVSSYYGSSLPRLRTVKQKYDPTGFFRTAYTLG
- the ruvX gene encoding Holliday junction resolvase RuvX, with amino-acid sequence MRRGVRVALDIGDARIGVASSDPHGILATPVETVRRGPGDLDRIVTLVADLEAFEIVVGLPRSLNGGEGPAAVKIRATAEQVRQLVAARQVDTEVRLVDERFTTVTAERMLRERGKKGSKRRAVVDQAAAVVILQHALDFERETGNPPGRPL